From the Micromonospora echinofusca genome, the window CGCCACGTGCACGGCCACCGGCTCACCGGCCGAGCCCAGCAGGGCGAAGACGTCGGTCAGGTACTCCTCGCCCTGGTCGTTGTCGGTCGACAACTTGCCCAGCGCGTCGCGCAACCGGGCGACGTCGAACGCGTAGATGCCCGCGTTGATCTCCCGGATCGCCCGCTGCGCCTCGGTGGCGTCGCGCTCCTCGACGATCTGCTCGAGCCGCCCGCCGGCGTCGCGCACGATCCGGCCAAGGCCGGTCGGGTCGGGCACCTCGGCGGCGAGCACGGTCGCCGCCGCGCCCGCGCCCTCGTGCGCCGCCACCAGCGCGGCCACCGTCTCCGGGCGCAGCAGCGGTACGTCGCCGTTGATGACGACCACGGTGCCGGTGGCGTCCGGCACGGCGTCCAGCGCGATCCGGACGGCGTGGCCGGTGCCGAGCTGCTCGGCCTGGAGCACCGGGGTGGCCGCGGGGGCGATCTCCGTCAGGTGCGCGCGGACCTGGTCGGCGCCGTGCCCCACCACGACCACCGTGCGGTCCGCGGCCAGCGGCGCGGCGGCGGCGAGCACGTGGCCGACGAGGGTACGACCGAGCAGCGGGTGCAGCACCTTGGGCAGCGCCGACTTCATCCGCTTGCCCTCACCAGCGGCGAGCACGACAACGGTGCGGAGGTGGGGCTGGGACACGACACGGGCTCCCGTCGGGACGGCGAACAATCTCGCGGCCATGCTAACCAGACATCGTCTGCGACGAGCGGAAGCTCCCGGGAGAGGACTCGAACCCCTACAATCAGGACCAAAACCTGACGTCCTGCCATTAGACGACCCGGGACGGTCTAAAACGGGCAAACTTGACAGCCTGCCGGACTCCTACACCTTAGCGCCCCTCGCCCGGGACGCCATCGCCCATTTCCTCCCCGCATCCTCGGCAGGCGGTGGAGCGGTCGCGTGCAGCACCTCGGGCGGGCGTACGACAGCGTCAGACATTCATCCCCGACGCTGTCCCGTGCGCATCCCGGACACCTAAGTTACGGTGACGTAGGCGTAACTACGTGATCATCGCGTCCCCTTGCGAGGTGCCATGTCCACCACGTCCCTCGACCCCGCCGCCGGTCCGAAGCCGCTCACCCAGGGCACCCAGTCACGGGGCATCCTCATCGCCCTCTGGGCGTTCGTGGTGATCCCCTTCCTGGCCCTCCTCGCCGCCGTGCCGGTCGCCTGGGGCGGCTGGCTGAGCTGGACCGACGTGGCCGTCGCCGCGTTCTGGTACGTCGTCTCGGGCCTGGGCATCACCGTCGGCTACCACCGGTACTTCACCCACGGGTCGTTCAAGGCGAAGCGCTGGCTGCGGGTCGCGCTGGCGGTGTCCGGCTCGCTGGCGGTGCAGGGCGAGATCATCCAGTGGGTGGCCGACCACCGGCGTCACCACGCCTTCTCCGACCTGGAGGGCGACCCGCACTCGCCGTGGCGGTACGGCGAGAGCGTCCGGGGTCTGACCAAGGGTCTGTTCCACGCGCACGTCGGCTGGCTCTTCGGCCGCGAGCTGTCCAACCGCCGACGCTTCGCCCCGGACCTGCTCGCCGACCGGGACATCAACCGCGTGGACCGGCTGTTCCCGCTGCTGGTGGTGGTCTCGGTCCTCGGCCCGGCGCTGATGGGCGGCCTGCTCACCTGGTCGTGGCGGGGGGCGCTGTCCGCGCTCTTCTGGGCCGGCCTGGTGCGCATCGCGCTCCTGCACCACGTCACGTGGTCCATCAACTCCGTCTGCCACGTCTACGGAGAGCGGCCGTTCGCGGTGCGCCAGGGCGACCGGGCGTCGAACTTCTGGCCGCTGGCGATCGTGTCGTTCGGCGAGAGCTGGCACAACCTGCACCACGCCGACCCGACCAGCGCCCGGCACGGCGTACTGCGCGGGCAGGTGGACATCTCGGCCCGGGTGATCTGGCTGTTCGAGAAGGCCGGCGCGGCCTGGGACGTGCGCTGGCCGAAGCCCGAGCGCATCGCGGCGAAGCTCGTCGAACCGGCCGCCGGGCGGTAGCGCGGGCGGTGGGCGCGGGGGCCGCCTGGCAGGATGGCCGGGTGACCGAGCGCCGGCGGAGTGACGAGAACATGGCCGATGTCCCTGGCCGCGACCGCGCGACCAACCGGCGGCCGGCGGTTCCCGCCGGGGCCGGCAAACCCTCCGCACGCGTACGCATGTCGGCGGCCCAGCGCCGGGAGCAGCTGATCGCGATCGCCCGGCAGATCTTCGCCGAGCGCGGCTTCGACGCCACCTCCATAGAGGAGGTGGCGGCCCGCGCGAAGGTCTCCAAGCCGGTGGTCTACGAGCACTTCGGGGGCAAGGAGGGGCTCTACGCGGTGGTGGTGGACCGGGAGGTACGCGCCCTGCTGGACCGGATCACCACGGCCCTGACCGCAGGGCACCCGCGCGAGCTGCTGGAGCAGGCGGCACTCGCCCTGCTGACCTACATCGAGGAGGAGACCAGCGGCTTCCGGGTGCTGGTACGGGAGTCGCCGGTGCTGTCGGCGGCGGGCAACTTCAGCAGCGTGATGAACGACGTGGCCCACCAGGTGGAGCACATCCTCGGGGCTGAGTTCTCCAGCCGGGGCTACGACCCGAAGCTGGCCGAGCTCTACTCGCAGGCCCTGGTGGGGATGGTGGCGCTGACCGGCCGCTGGTGGCTGGAGGTGCGCAAGCCGCGCAAGGAGACCGTGGCGGCGCACCTGGTCAACCTGGCCTGGAGCGGGCTGTCGCACCTGGAGGCGAAGCCGAGCCTGATCACGGTCCGGGGGCGCTGAGCCCGATGCCGGTCAGCGGCCGTGGGCCTCGGAGACCGGGTGGTGGCGGCGGCGCCGTTCCTCCTCGGCGTGCTCGTCGGTGCCGACCTTGTCGTACAGGCCGGTGCCGAGCAGGAGCAGGCCGAAGAGCATCGACACGATCACCGTCGACATCGAGAAGTTGAGGAAGTTGGCCTGGGTCTGGAGCACCGACATCATGAGGATGCTGGTGACCAGGAAGATGATCCCGGCGGTCAGGTTCATGTAGTGGCCGAGGTTGCCGCGCCGGGACGCCCCGACGACGAGCACGATCCCGAAGACGACGGAGGCCAGCGAGAAGGCCAGGTTGGTGCGGAGCCCGAGGGCCCAGTTGTCGCCCCGGTCGAAGAGTGGGTCGCCAACCGTCAGGGCGACGCCCCAGACCCCGAAGACCAGGATGTAGAGCCCCACCAGGCCGGCGAGGAGCCGGTAGACCGGTCGCGCCGGATGGTTCACGGGAAAGTGCGGCATGACCCCTCCACCAATCAGGACATTCACCCTGATTGTCCCCCGGAGGGGGTCGTCCGTCCGCCAAACCGCCCAATGGCAGGCGGAACCACAAAGATCCCACCCCACCGGGCCGCAACGGCCGGACGGAGCGGGACCACGTCGGTTTTCGCCGGAGCCCGACCCGCGCAGGGATCAAGCCTGACCGCCCGGAGCGGGTCGGGCTCCGGCGAAAACCCACCAAACCACTCAGAGCACGAGGCGGGCCTTCTGCCAGGCCTCCTGCTCCTCGTCCGTGCCGACCTTGCCGTACATGCCGACCATCAGCAGGACCAGGCTGAGCACCATCAGCGCGACGACGGTGAAGACGCTGAAGTTGAAGATGTTGGCCTCGGTCTGGATGAAGGCGAGGCCGGCGAGGCTGATCACCATCATGACGTACGCCAGCCACTGGTTGATCATCACGTCGATGTTGCGGCCGATCGCGGTGCCGGCCAGCACCGCCGCCCCCAGCAGGACGCTGAGCAGCGAGAAGCCGAGATTCGTGCCCTGGCCGAGGACCTGGGTGTCATCCTGGGCGAGGACCTCGTTGCCGGCGCTCGCGATGATGCCGAGCACGCCGAAGGCCACCAGGTACAGACCGGTCAGCCCGCCGATCGCCCGGTAGACCGGCCGCGCGGGGTGGTTGACGGGGGTGTGGGCCATGTCTGAGTCTCCAACGCCGTTCGGGTGAGGGTCGACAGCGATTGTCCCGCACGCCGGGGTGTGACGCCGCACACGGGGGGCCTCCCGGTGCGGCGCCACGAGCAGGCGGTGGCTCAGCTCGACGGGATCTCGTCGGCCAGGGCCAGCCAGGACTCCTCGGTGCGCTCCCGCTCGGCCCGCAGCTCCTTGAGCTGGGCGTCGAGCTCGGCGACCTTGGCGTAGTCGGTGGCGTGCGCGGCGAGCTGGTCGAGCAGCGTCGCCTCCTTCTGCTCCAGCTTGGCGACCTGCCGTTCCAGCCGGGCCAGCTCCTTGCGGGCCTGCCGCGCCTCGGCGGCGGACATGCCGGTCGCGGCGGGGGCGTCGGCGCCGGCCCCGGAGGCCGTCTCGGGCAGCACCGGGTCGGGCCGGCCGGCGGCCCGGGCGAGGTACTCGTCGACGCCGCCGGGCAGGTGCACCAGCCGGCCGTCGCCGAACATCCCGTACGCGACGTCGGTGACCCGTTCGATGAGGTACCGGTCGTGGCTGGCCACGATGACGGTGCCGGGCCAGGAGTCGAGCAGGTCCTCCAGCGCGGCGAGGGTGTCGGTGTCCAGGTCGTTCGTGGGCTCGTCGAACAGGAGCACGTTCGGCTCACCGGCGAGCAGCCGCAGCATCTGCAAGCGGCGGCGCTCGCCGCCGGAGAGGTCGCTGACCGGCGTCCAGAGCCGCCGGTCGTCGAAGCCGAAGACCTCGGCGAGCTGGGCGGCGGAGACCTCCCGGTCGCCGAGCTGCACCCGCCGGGCCACCTCCTCCACCGCTTCGAGCACGCGCAGGTGACCGGGCAACTCGGCCAGTTCCTGGGAGAGGAAGGCCGGCCGGACCGTCGAGCCGGTGGCGAAGCGCCCGCCGTCGGGACGGGTGATGCCGGCCAGCATCCGCAGCAGGGTGGTCTTGCCCGCCCCGTTGCGGCCGAGGACGGCGATCCGGTCGCCGGGGCCGACCTGCCAGGTGGTGTCGCGCAGGATCTCCTTCGGGCCGGCGTGCAGGGTGACGTGCTCCAGGTCGTACACCTGCTTGCCGAGCCGGGCGGTGGCGAGCCGTTGCAGCGACATGGTGTCGCGGGCCGGCGGGACGTCGGCGATGAGGGCGTTGGCGGCGTCGATGCGGAAGCGCGGCTTGGACGTGCGGGCGGGCGGGCCGCGCCGCAGCCAGGCGATCTCCTTGCGGAGCAGGTTCTGCCGGCGGGCCTCGGTGGCCGCCGCGACCCGGTCCCGCTCGGCGCGGGCCAGCGTCCACGCGGCGAAGCCGCCCTCGTACGCCCGGACGGTCTGGTCGGCGACCTCCCAGGTGGTGGTGCAGACGGCGTCGAGGAACCACCGGTCGTGGGTGACCACGACGAGCGCGCCCTTGCGCCCGACGAGGTACTTCGCCAGCCAGTCGACGCCGCCGACGTCGAGGTGGTTGGTGGGCTCGTCGAGGATGAGCAGGTCGGACTCGCGCACCAGCAGCGCGGCCAGCGCGACCCGCCGCCGCTCGCCGCCCGACATCGGGCCGACGGGCTGGTCGAGGCCGAGGTGGGGCATGCCGAGGCCGTCGAGGATGGCTCGCACGCCGGCGTCGCCGGCCCACTCGTGCTCGGCGCCCATGCTCTCGCCGAGCCAGGCGGTGCCGAGCACCACGTCCCGGACGGTGGCCTCGGGGGCGAGCTGGAGGGTCTGCGGCAGCCAGGCGACCCGCAGGTCGCGGCGGTGGGTGACCCGGCCGTCGTCCGGCTCCTCGATCCGGGTGAGCAGCCGCAGCAGCGTGGACTTGCCGGCGCCGTTGAGGCCGACCACGCCGATCCGGTCGGCGTCGTCCAGGCCGAGCGAGACGTCGGTGAGCAGCGGCCCGGCGGCCCCGTAGCCCTTGGACACCCGGTCCAGGTTGACGATGTTGGCCACGACCTCACCTCCCATGATCAAGGCGTCCCGGTGCCGGTCGGCACCTGGGACGCCTGAGCTTCCAGCGTACGCGGACCGCCCCGCCGCCCGCCGGGCGCGGGCTCCCGCGAACCTGGGCCGGCGGCCCCCGGGGAGGTCGGGTCGGGCGCGGGGCGCAGCGGGCCGGTCAGGTGATGCGCGCGCCGGGGACCGGGCCGTGCGCGGTGCGCGCCTCGCGGCACACGTCGGCGGTGGTCAGCTCCGCGGCGATGCGCTCCGCGTCGGCGGCGTCCGTCGCGAGGAAGACGCAGGTCGGACCCGAACCGGAGACGATGCCGGCCAGCGCGCCGGCCGCATCGCCGGCCTTCAGCGTCTCCGCCAGCGACGGGCGCATCGCCAGGGCGGCGTCCTGGAGGTCGTTGCCGAGGGTCGCGGCGAGCACCCGGGGGTCGCGCTGGCGCAGCGCGGCGAAGAGCGCGTCGGTGCTGCCCAGCGGCTCGCCGGCGGTGCCGACGTCGCGCAGCCGGTCGAGTTCCCGGTAGGCGGCCGGCGTGGAGAGGCCGCCGTCCGCGACGGCCACCACCCAGTGCCAGGTGGTGGGGCGGGCCAGCACGGGACTGACCGTCTCGCCCCGGCCGGTGCCCAACGCGGTGCCCCCGTGGATCAGGAACGGCACGTCGGAGCCGAGGCCGGCGGCGATGCGGGCCAGCTCGTCACGCGACAGCCCGGTCCCCCAGAGCGCGTCGCAGGCGACCAGCGCGGCGGCCGCGTCGGCGCTGCCGCCGGCCAGCCCGCCGGCCAGCGGGATCTGCTTGCGCAGGTGCAGCCGGGCGTGCGGCGGCACCCCGGCGTAGCCGGCGAGGGCGTGGGCCGCCCGGATGGCCAGGTTGGTGTCGTCCAGGGCCAGCTCGCCGGCGCCCTCGCCCTCCATGGTGAGGGTGAGCGTGTCGCCCCGACGGGCGGTCAGCTCGTCGTGGATCGAGATGGCGTGGTAGACGGTGTTCAGCTCGTGGTAGCCGTCGCGGCGCAGCGGCCCCACCCCGAGATGCAGGTTGACCTTGGCGGGCACCCGGACGCGCACCGGTCCGCTGGCGCCACGCCGCCGCTGCTCGTCCTCGTCGTCCGGTCCCCAGGCCTCGGTCACGGGCGTCAGCCTACTGCGCGGCGGGTGGGGCGACCGGAGCCGACGCGGCGATGGCGGCGAACTGCTCGACGGTGAGCGCCTCGCCCCGCGCGCCGGGGTCGACGCCGGCGGCGGTGAGCGCCTCGGCCGCCCGGTCGGCGCCGCCGGCCCAGCCGGCCAGCGCTGCGCGCAGGGTCTTGCGGCGCTGCGCGAAGGCCGCGTCCACCACGGCGAAGACCCGTTCCCGGGGTACGTCGGCGCGGGGCGGCTCACGGCGGGTGAAGGCGACCAGCCCCGAGTCGACGTTCGGCACCGGCCAGAAGACGTTCGGCGGGACCTTGCCGGCGGCGCGGGACGAGGCGTACCAGGCGAGCTTGACCGACGGCACCCCGTACACCTTGGAGCCCGGGCCGGCGACGAGCCGGTCGGCGACCTCCTTCTGCACCATCACCAGCCCCTGGCGCAGGCTGGGCAGCTCGGCCAGCAGGTGCAGCACCACCGGCACGGCCACGTTGTAGGGCAGGTTCGCCACCAGCGCGGTCGGCGCGGGATCGGCCAACTCGGCGGCGCGGACGCGCAGCGCGTCGGCGTGGTGCACGCTCAGCCGCGCGGCGTCGGGGCCGGCGTGCCGGGCGGCGGTCTCCGGCAGCGCGGCGGCCAGCGTCGGGTCCAGCTCCACGGCGTGCACGTGCGCGGCGGCGGGAAGCAGGGCGAGGGTGAGGGAGCCGAGGCCGGGGCCGACCTCCAGCGCCACGTCGTCCGGGGACAGCCCGGCGGCGGTGACGATGCGCCGGACGGTGTTCGGGTCGTGCACGAAGTTCTGGCCGAGCCTCTTGGTGGGGGTGACGCCCAGCCGGGCGGCCAGTTCCCGGATCTCCGCCGGGCCGAGGAGACCGGTCACGCCCCGTAGCCTATGCGGGCCGCTCCCGGGGCGCGCGGGCCAGGGGTCCTCCCCGTCACCACGGGCCGAAGACGCGGTCGCCGGTGGCGGAGATGGCGGCGCAGAGTTCGTCCAGGTCCGTGCCGGTCGTCTCGGCCAGCGACCGTACGGTCAGCGGGATCAGGTACGAGGCGTTCGGCCGGCCCCGGTGCGGCATCGGGGTCAGGTAGGGCGCGTCGGTCTCCACCAGGAGCTGCCCGACCGGGGTCGCCGCGGCGGCCTCCCGCAGGGCGGCGGCGCTGCCGAACGTGACCGTGCCGGCGAAGCTGAGCAGGTAGCCCCGGCGGACGCACTCGCGGGCGAAGTCGGCGTCGCCGGAGAAGCAGTGCAGCACCACCGTGTCCGGGGCGCCCTCGTCGTCGAGGATCCGCAGCACGTCGGCGTGCGCGTCGCGGTCGTGCACGACCAGCGCCTTGCCGTACCGCTTGGCGATGGCGACGTGCGCCCGGAAGCTCTCCTCCTGCACGGCGCGGCCCTCCTCGCCGGTGCGGAAGAAGTCCATTCCCGTCTCGCCGATGCCGCGCACCCGGTCCCGGGCGGCGAGCGCCTCGATCTCGCGCAGCGCCTCGTCCAGGTCGGACAGGCGGGGGGCCTCGTTGGGGTGCAGCGCCACGGTGGCCAGCACGGCCGGGTGGGTGTCGGCGACGTCGGCGCCCCAGCGGGAGGAGGCGACGTCCACGCCGACCTGCACCAGCCGGTCGACGCCCACCGACGCGGCGACGGCCACGGCCACGGCGACCGGGTCCCCGGCGGGCCCGTCGCCCGGCTCCCCGTCCGCGCGCGGGCGTGGGGGTACGCCGGCCTCGCTGACGGTGATGTCGAGGTGGGTGTGGCTGTCCAGCACGGGGCGGGGCAGCGGCTCGGGTACGGGCGGGAACTCCCCGGCCCGGCGGGCGGCGCGCTGCTTGCGGGTTTCGGTGGGCTCGCTCATCGCGGCCAGCATCACACACGGCGGGCGGCCGGTGTTCCGGGGACGCCACCGGCCGTTCACCGGAACGGCACATCTCGCGCCTAGCGTCGTCGGCGTGACCGTCACCCCTCAGAGCAGCGGAAACGGCCCGCGCGTGACGTACGGGGGCGTGGTGTACCCGGCGGAGGAGATCGCCCGGGGCGCGGCGTACGAGCTGTTCAGTGCCGAGGAGGCACCCGGATTCGAGTGGGCGCCCCGGCCCGGCGCCGCGCTGCCGTGGCGCAGGTTCGCGCACGCGAGCGAGGTCGGCGTCGTGCAACCGGCGGTGCCGGCCGAGGAGGCGGAGTCCCCGCTGCTGGTGCCGCTGCACCGCGAGCGGGGCTGGTCGTACGTGCAGCAGCTCAGCCAGCAGCCGGCTGCCGCCGGTGATCCGACGCTGGCGGCGGTGCGCGCCTCAGCGGTGCTGCGGCGGGGCACCCGGATGGTCAAGGTGCTCTCCGCCCGGCAGCTCGCCGGATACGTGCGCGGGTGGCTGCCGCACGGCTTCTGCTACCGGGAGCACGACGTGGCGCACCTGCGTACGCCGGCGGCCACGGCCGTGCTGCGCACCGACGGCACGGACGGTCACGACGGCGCGGACGTCACGTACGTGCTGCGCTGGCGGGCGGCCGACCCGGCCGACTACGACGTGCCGGTCGGCGAGGCGCACCGGGGGCTGACCGCGCTCGCGCCGCGGGACCGGCTGGGCGGGGCGGTGCTCGGCACCGGTTTCGTGCCCAGCAGCGCCCAGCTCGTCCCGGAGTTCGTCACCCGGGACTTCGCGGACCTGCCGATGCCGGCGAACGCCACCCTGCTCGCCTACCCGCCCGACGGCGCGGAGGTGGTGCTCTACAGCTACCAGGCCGAGCAGCGCGGCTGGCTGCGGATGGTGGGCCCGCAGTGGCGGCACCTGCTGGCGGCGGTGCCGGGGCTCTCCCCCGACCAGGAGTACGTGCCGACCGGCGAGGCACCCCGCTCCACCCGCCTGGTCGGCGGCTACGCCGGCGGCGAGTACGAGGCGGTGGCCGACCTGCCGGGCGGGTTCCGGGTGCTGGCGATGACGCGGGCCGCCCGCTACCCGGTGGAGTCGGCGGCGCGCCGGCTGCGGCTGGCCGACTGGCGGGGCGTGCCCTGCCTGGTGCTGCGGGAGGAGTCCGGGTGGCTGCGCCTGCGCCTGCGCCGGCCCGGCCCGGACGCCGTGGCGGAGACCGGGGCGCAGTGCCAGGAGCGGGGCGTCTACGAGACGTGGGCGCCCGCGGACGAGGTCACCGACGACCGGGTGGTGGACCTGCCGTACGCGCCGTGACCCGGGCCCGGCAGGCGCGTGCGGCGGCATAACCATGGGCAGGACGGGAACCCGCCGGCGTCCCGACCGTCACGTGACGAGGAGACGCGCATGCCTTTCATCACCGTGGGGACGGAGAACTCCGCCCCCGTAGACCTGTACTACGAGGACCACGGTTCCGGGCAGCCGATCGTGCTCATCCACGGCTTCCCGTTCAACGGGGCGACCTGGGAGAAGCAGACCGGGCCGCTGCTGGCCGCCGGATACCGGACGATCACGTACGACCGGCGGGGCTTCGGCAACTCCGCCCAGCCGGCGTCCGGGTACGACTACGACACCTTCGCCGCCGACCTCGACGTGCTGATGACGGAGCTGGACCTGCGGGACGCGATCCTGGTGGGGCACTCGATGGGCACCGGCGAGGTGACCCACTACCTGGGCGTGTACGGCTCGCAGCGGGTCGACCGGGCGGTGCTGCTGGCCCCGCTCGCGCCGTTCCTGCTGAAGACCTCGGACAACCCGGAGGGGGTCGAGAAGAGCCTGTTCCAGGGCTTCCAGCAGGCCATCCTCGACGACCGGTTCGCCTACCTCACCACCTTCTGCGAGGCGTTCTTCAACTACCAGGAGAACAAGGGCAGGCTGGTCAGCGAGGAGGCGTTCCGGGCGCACTGGGAGATCGGCACCCGGGCCTCGGCGAAGGGCACCCACGACAGCGTGGACGCCTGGCAGACCGACTTCCGAGGTGACGTGTCCCGCATCGACGTGCCGGTGCTGATCGTGCAGGGTGACGCCGACGCGGTGCTGCCGTACCCGAAGACCGGTCAGCGGCTCCAGCCGATGCTGCCCGGCAGCCAGCTCGTCACGCTGAAGGGCGCGCCGCACGGCATCCCGTGGACGAACGCGGCGGAGGTGAACCGCAGCATCATGGACTTCATCGGCGCGCCGGCGATGGCCCGGGCCTGACGCGTCACGGCCACCGGCTCCTCGACGGCGACCGGCGCGGCGGCCTGCACCCGACGGCGACGGGCGCGGCCCCCGAGGGGGTCGCGCCCGTCGGCTGGGCAGGGGGCCGTCAGTCGGCCAGGCGGGCCAGTTCCTCGTCGACGATCGACGGGTCGAGCTTGCGGAAGACCGGCTTCGGCGCGGCCAGCGACCGACCGGCCTGAAGCGGTACGGACTCCCAGCGCGCGCCGACGGTGTAGTCGCCGGTCAGCACCGGGTACGCGGGCCCGCCGTCGAGGTCCTCGACCTCCTCGATCACCGGCATCGGGGCGTGCACGCCGGTGCCGCCGAGCAGCTCGTGCACCTTCTGCGCGGAGTGCGGCAGGAACGGCGTGAGCAGCGTGTTGGCGTCGCTGACCACCTGGAGGGCGACGTGCAGGATGGTGCCCATCCGCGGCTTGTCGTCCTCGCCCTTGAGCTTCCACGGCGCCTGCTCGGAGAGGTACCGGTTGGCCTCGGCGACCACCCGCATCGCCTCGCCGATGGCCTGCTTCTGCCGGTGCCGGGCGATCAGGTCGCCGACGGCGGCGAAGCCGGCCCGGGCGACGGCGAGCAGCGCCTCGTCGGCCTCGGTGAGGCCGGCCGGGTCGA encodes:
- a CDS encoding acyl-CoA desaturase — its product is MSTTSLDPAAGPKPLTQGTQSRGILIALWAFVVIPFLALLAAVPVAWGGWLSWTDVAVAAFWYVVSGLGITVGYHRYFTHGSFKAKRWLRVALAVSGSLAVQGEIIQWVADHRRHHAFSDLEGDPHSPWRYGESVRGLTKGLFHAHVGWLFGRELSNRRRFAPDLLADRDINRVDRLFPLLVVVSVLGPALMGGLLTWSWRGALSALFWAGLVRIALLHHVTWSINSVCHVYGERPFAVRQGDRASNFWPLAIVSFGESWHNLHHADPTSARHGVLRGQVDISARVIWLFEKAGAAWDVRWPKPERIAAKLVEPAAGR
- a CDS encoding TetR/AcrR family transcriptional regulator; translation: MADVPGRDRATNRRPAVPAGAGKPSARVRMSAAQRREQLIAIARQIFAERGFDATSIEEVAARAKVSKPVVYEHFGGKEGLYAVVVDREVRALLDRITTALTAGHPRELLEQAALALLTYIEEETSGFRVLVRESPVLSAAGNFSSVMNDVAHQVEHILGAEFSSRGYDPKLAELYSQALVGMVALTGRWWLEVRKPRKETVAAHLVNLAWSGLSHLEAKPSLITVRGR
- a CDS encoding DUF4383 domain-containing protein; the encoded protein is MPHFPVNHPARPVYRLLAGLVGLYILVFGVWGVALTVGDPLFDRGDNWALGLRTNLAFSLASVVFGIVLVVGASRRGNLGHYMNLTAGIIFLVTSILMMSVLQTQANFLNFSMSTVIVSMLFGLLLLGTGLYDKVGTDEHAEEERRRRHHPVSEAHGR
- a CDS encoding DUF4383 domain-containing protein; the encoded protein is MAHTPVNHPARPVYRAIGGLTGLYLVAFGVLGIIASAGNEVLAQDDTQVLGQGTNLGFSLLSVLLGAAVLAGTAIGRNIDVMINQWLAYVMMVISLAGLAFIQTEANIFNFSVFTVVALMVLSLVLLMVGMYGKVGTDEEQEAWQKARLVL
- a CDS encoding ABC-F family ATP-binding cassette domain-containing protein, with protein sequence MANIVNLDRVSKGYGAAGPLLTDVSLGLDDADRIGVVGLNGAGKSTLLRLLTRIEEPDDGRVTHRRDLRVAWLPQTLQLAPEATVRDVVLGTAWLGESMGAEHEWAGDAGVRAILDGLGMPHLGLDQPVGPMSGGERRRVALAALLVRESDLLILDEPTNHLDVGGVDWLAKYLVGRKGALVVVTHDRWFLDAVCTTTWEVADQTVRAYEGGFAAWTLARAERDRVAAATEARRQNLLRKEIAWLRRGPPARTSKPRFRIDAANALIADVPPARDTMSLQRLATARLGKQVYDLEHVTLHAGPKEILRDTTWQVGPGDRIAVLGRNGAGKTTLLRMLAGITRPDGGRFATGSTVRPAFLSQELAELPGHLRVLEAVEEVARRVQLGDREVSAAQLAEVFGFDDRRLWTPVSDLSGGERRRLQMLRLLAGEPNVLLFDEPTNDLDTDTLAALEDLLDSWPGTVIVASHDRYLIERVTDVAYGMFGDGRLVHLPGGVDEYLARAAGRPDPVLPETASGAGADAPAATGMSAAEARQARKELARLERQVAKLEQKEATLLDQLAAHATDYAKVAELDAQLKELRAERERTEESWLALADEIPSS
- a CDS encoding 4-(cytidine 5'-diphospho)-2-C-methyl-D-erythritol kinase; the encoded protein is MTEAWGPDDEDEQRRRGASGPVRVRVPAKVNLHLGVGPLRRDGYHELNTVYHAISIHDELTARRGDTLTLTMEGEGAGELALDDTNLAIRAAHALAGYAGVPPHARLHLRKQIPLAGGLAGGSADAAAALVACDALWGTGLSRDELARIAAGLGSDVPFLIHGGTALGTGRGETVSPVLARPTTWHWVVAVADGGLSTPAAYRELDRLRDVGTAGEPLGSTDALFAALRQRDPRVLAATLGNDLQDAALAMRPSLAETLKAGDAAGALAGIVSGSGPTCVFLATDAADAERIAAELTTADVCREARTAHGPVPGARIT
- the rsmA gene encoding 16S rRNA (adenine(1518)-N(6)/adenine(1519)-N(6))-dimethyltransferase RsmA yields the protein MTGLLGPAEIRELAARLGVTPTKRLGQNFVHDPNTVRRIVTAAGLSPDDVALEVGPGLGSLTLALLPAAAHVHAVELDPTLAAALPETAARHAGPDAARLSVHHADALRVRAAELADPAPTALVANLPYNVAVPVVLHLLAELPSLRQGLVMVQKEVADRLVAGPGSKVYGVPSVKLAWYASSRAAGKVPPNVFWPVPNVDSGLVAFTRREPPRADVPRERVFAVVDAAFAQRRKTLRAALAGWAGGADRAAEALTAAGVDPGARGEALTVEQFAAIAASAPVAPPAAQ
- a CDS encoding TatD family hydrolase, which encodes MLAAMSEPTETRKQRAARRAGEFPPVPEPLPRPVLDSHTHLDITVSEAGVPPRPRADGEPGDGPAGDPVAVAVAVAASVGVDRLVQVGVDVASSRWGADVADTHPAVLATVALHPNEAPRLSDLDEALREIEALAARDRVRGIGETGMDFFRTGEEGRAVQEESFRAHVAIAKRYGKALVVHDRDAHADVLRILDDEGAPDTVVLHCFSGDADFARECVRRGYLLSFAGTVTFGSAAALREAAAATPVGQLLVETDAPYLTPMPHRGRPNASYLIPLTVRSLAETTGTDLDELCAAISATGDRVFGPW
- a CDS encoding alpha/beta fold hydrolase, with product MPFITVGTENSAPVDLYYEDHGSGQPIVLIHGFPFNGATWEKQTGPLLAAGYRTITYDRRGFGNSAQPASGYDYDTFAADLDVLMTELDLRDAILVGHSMGTGEVTHYLGVYGSQRVDRAVLLAPLAPFLLKTSDNPEGVEKSLFQGFQQAILDDRFAYLTTFCEAFFNYQENKGRLVSEEAFRAHWEIGTRASAKGTHDSVDAWQTDFRGDVSRIDVPVLIVQGDADAVLPYPKTGQRLQPMLPGSQLVTLKGAPHGIPWTNAAEVNRSIMDFIGAPAMARA